The Bacillus sp. Y1 genome has a window encoding:
- a CDS encoding choice-of-anchor I family protein, translating to MLKSKAILGLAMAGGVLAGTLQLSGIPVLAKNEAQILQEESVNGKLSYIGNYQTGMSNKDGGIAEIVKYNKDNQKMYLVNGAAQSVDIVSIANMTSNKKTEFKIDTRLDIAAMGQAHGFASGDITSIDINTNEKIIAIAVQGATYKDHGSIVILNYEGKYIKHFEAGVQPDMVTFSHDYKYLLSANEGEPREGYAEAGATDPIGSITIIDIKKGVDKATAQTIGFDKFDSKEARAALVENGVLLKPNTAPSVDLEPEYISVSDNSHYAYVSLQEANSVATIDLKTQKIVSVKGLGFKDHNLEENALDALKDGQVNLTAQNLYGTYMPDGIASQKIGGKQYLFTANEGDGREWGEYEDTGSYSFPGTSFKIDTILNTERDGLEADKTYIYGSRSFSIWDAGTMEQVYDSGSDFEKVTGELYPEAFNSSNNKTELDSRSGKKGPEPEDIEVMKVNGKTFAFIGLERTGGIMMYDVTNVENVKFHDYVNLRDFTGTDVSSSGDLAPEGLCLIEAKDGPTGKPLMLVANEVSGNVRVFEINGR from the coding sequence ATGTTAAAGTCAAAAGCAATTCTTGGACTGGCAATGGCAGGGGGAGTATTAGCAGGAACGCTACAGTTAAGTGGTATACCTGTGCTGGCAAAAAACGAGGCACAAATTCTTCAAGAAGAAAGTGTCAACGGTAAACTGAGCTATATCGGAAACTACCAGACCGGAATGAGCAACAAAGATGGTGGAATTGCAGAAATCGTAAAATACAATAAAGACAATCAAAAGATGTATCTCGTAAACGGTGCAGCACAATCAGTAGATATCGTTAGCATAGCTAATATGACTTCCAACAAAAAAACAGAGTTCAAGATCGATACTCGCCTTGATATTGCTGCTATGGGACAGGCACATGGATTTGCGAGCGGTGATATTACTAGTATTGATATCAATACAAACGAAAAAATTATTGCAATTGCTGTCCAGGGCGCAACTTATAAGGATCATGGAAGTATTGTGATTCTGAATTATGAAGGAAAGTACATAAAACATTTCGAAGCGGGCGTACAGCCAGATATGGTTACTTTTTCTCATGACTATAAATACTTACTGTCTGCCAATGAAGGTGAGCCAAGGGAAGGATACGCTGAAGCAGGAGCAACTGATCCCATAGGTTCCATTACCATTATTGACATAAAAAAGGGTGTAGATAAAGCAACGGCGCAAACGATTGGTTTTGACAAGTTCGACTCCAAAGAGGCAAGAGCAGCCCTTGTGGAAAATGGGGTGTTATTGAAGCCTAACACAGCACCTTCTGTTGATTTAGAGCCGGAGTATATATCTGTTTCAGATAACAGTCATTACGCGTATGTATCTCTACAAGAGGCCAATTCAGTAGCGACAATCGACTTAAAAACTCAAAAGATTGTAAGTGTCAAAGGGCTTGGATTCAAGGATCATAATTTAGAAGAAAACGCTCTTGATGCATTAAAGGATGGTCAAGTAAACCTCACCGCACAAAACCTTTATGGTACATACATGCCCGATGGAATAGCCTCGCAAAAAATCGGTGGTAAACAGTACCTCTTTACGGCTAACGAAGGCGATGGCAGAGAATGGGGTGAGTATGAGGATACAGGGTCTTATTCATTCCCAGGCACCTCTTTTAAAATCGATACCATATTGAATACCGAAAGAGACGGACTTGAGGCTGATAAAACGTATATTTATGGTAGCCGTTCCTTTTCAATTTGGGATGCAGGCACGATGGAGCAAGTCTATGATAGTGGAAGTGACTTCGAAAAAGTAACAGGTGAGCTTTATCCTGAAGCCTTTAATTCGTCCAATAATAAAACAGAACTAGATTCTCGCAGCGGGAAAAAAGGGCCGGAGCCAGAAGATATAGAAGTGATGAAAGTAAATGGCAAGACGTTCGCTTTTATTGGGTTAGAAAGAACGGGCGGCATCATGATGTATGACGTCACAAATGTGGAAAATGTAAAGTTTCATGACTATGTTAACTTAAGAGATTTCACAGGTACAGACGTATCTTCAAGTGGTGATCTTGCACCAGAAGGACTGTGCTTGATAGAAGCAAAAGATGGCCCAACTGGGAAGCCATTAATGCTCGTGGCGAACGAAGTATCTGGTAATGTAAGGGTTTTTGAAATCAATGGAAGATAA
- a CDS encoding sensor histidine kinase has protein sequence MVMSLTLDQVTNLTYEHHEIIKNMSTNLQVIADISQADVFIDCLLPGGKEAIVVAEANPNTASSLYKESVLGQVAIEEAEPGVLFSLRNGKPVIGSRGISQENIVMQQDIVPITDSDGMTIAVLIKERDISEIIRNERKVKSLMKTTNSKEKERLVQSLVVQEIHHRVKNNLQVISSLLRLQMRRSSSQEVREVFEDSLSRIASMALVHNYLAKDGLEEVDVKFVMGQIATLLVSSSTIPGQDIQVTVQGESLFLPSDKATSLALVVNELVQNGLKHAFHSRENGRMEITINSRKQMVYIIVSDDGSGMAEQSSDQPSSTLGLQLVRMLVEEELEGVLSFFPSTRGTKVSIMFPIIDRVIE, from the coding sequence ATGGTAATGAGTCTCACCTTAGATCAGGTAACAAATCTAACGTATGAACATCATGAGATAATTAAAAACATGTCTACTAATCTTCAAGTAATAGCTGATATTTCTCAAGCAGATGTATTTATCGACTGTTTATTACCTGGGGGGAAAGAAGCCATTGTGGTGGCTGAAGCCAATCCGAACACCGCTTCTTCATTGTATAAGGAAAGCGTGCTAGGTCAGGTGGCAATAGAGGAAGCTGAACCAGGAGTCTTATTTAGTTTAAGAAATGGGAAACCGGTGATTGGTTCAAGGGGGATATCTCAGGAAAATATCGTCATGCAGCAGGATATTGTTCCTATTACTGATAGTGATGGAATGACGATAGCTGTTTTAATAAAAGAGCGGGACATTTCAGAAATCATTCGAAATGAACGAAAAGTAAAGTCTTTAATGAAAACAACTAATAGTAAAGAAAAGGAAAGGTTGGTGCAGTCTCTTGTCGTGCAAGAAATTCACCATCGTGTAAAAAATAACTTACAGGTTATCTCGAGTTTACTACGACTACAAATGAGAAGATCTTCGTCACAAGAGGTTAGGGAAGTTTTTGAAGATAGTCTTTCACGAATTGCAAGTATGGCACTTGTTCACAATTATTTAGCGAAGGATGGATTAGAAGAAGTAGATGTCAAATTTGTAATGGGGCAAATTGCGACGCTACTTGTCTCTTCATCGACTATTCCAGGACAGGATATTCAAGTAACTGTTCAGGGAGAATCGTTATTTTTACCATCAGACAAGGCTACATCCCTTGCACTTGTTGTTAATGAATTGGTCCAAAATGGATTAAAGCATGCATTCCATTCTAGAGAAAATGGGAGAATGGAGATTACCATTAATAGTAGAAAGCAGATGGTCTATATCATTGTATCTGATGATGGATCGGGGATGGCAGAACAGTCCAGTGATCAACCGTCATCTACTTTAGGATTGCAGTTGGTAAGAATGCTAGTTGAAGAGGAGTTAGAGGGGGTTTTATCTTTTTTTCCTTCAACTCGTGGGACAAAGGTGTCAATTATGTTTCCGATCATAGATAGGGTGATAGAATGA
- a CDS encoding ANTAR domain-containing response regulator, with translation MIQSKILVVDDEPITRIDIKEILQGKGYEVVGEAKNGEEAVEKAYSLEPDLIIMDVKMPKMDGIKASSIIKGFSSSSILLLTAFSHDELVEQAKEVGINAYIVKPITEKDLIPAVEIALFQREQSLILYNRIGKLEQQMKDRKLIEKAKGILMSQLECTEEQAYRHMQKESMEKHIPLAKLAESMLEKSK, from the coding sequence ATGATCCAATCAAAAATACTTGTAGTTGATGATGAGCCTATTACGAGAATTGATATTAAAGAGATTCTTCAAGGCAAAGGGTACGAGGTGGTTGGAGAAGCTAAAAATGGGGAAGAGGCGGTAGAGAAAGCATATTCTTTGGAACCAGACCTGATTATAATGGATGTGAAAATGCCGAAAATGGATGGAATCAAGGCCTCATCTATTATTAAAGGATTCTCAAGCTCCTCCATTCTTCTTCTAACAGCCTTTAGTCATGATGAGCTTGTAGAACAGGCGAAAGAGGTTGGCATAAATGCCTATATCGTCAAACCAATAACAGAAAAAGACCTTATCCCAGCTGTTGAAATCGCTCTGTTTCAGCGAGAACAAAGCCTTATCTTATATAACAGAATTGGGAAATTAGAGCAACAAATGAAGGATCGAAAACTGATTGAAAAGGCGAAAGGTATTTTAATGTCACAATTGGAATGTACTGAGGAGCAGGCTTATCGCCATATGCAAAAAGAGAGTATGGAAAAACATATTCCATTAGCTAAATTAGCTGAGAGCATGCTAGAGAAAAGTAAATAA
- a CDS encoding ethanolamine ammonia-lyase reactivating factor EutA, whose amino-acid sequence MGNWITSIGLDIGTSTTKFIVSHLSIAEQGSPFHLPTSQIIDRTVVYESSIYTTPLTSNQDIDMTSLAIILSNEYEQSGIHFKDVKAGAVIITGETARKENAEKIINYLADRAGNFVVATAGADLEGILAGKGSGAKDRSEEIEGIVANVDIGGGTANVALFEAGRAIQTFTFHVGGRLIRINDQEEVVYISEYLRPWLEANLFSTQTDRGITFNDLKEICTRMNQSMISFLSGEPKYHANLLLLEPMDQTLPPIKEVIFSGGVGHMMAGKEPIQMSEVTTFGDIGPLLASTLLKVSKWSELNISEAKETTRATVIGAGMQNTELSGATIFVHEDLLPIKNLPIVRIMVDTLDFETIAFANQLNEVMTQAKKLYEVQDPPFALGLLGREYCSYQTMKTMTNTIYQLFHRHFPNATCLVVICESDIGKALGQSLKKTSQEGIQIICIDQVDFLHGDYIDLGLRTAGEAISLSVKTLAFG is encoded by the coding sequence TTGGGAAATTGGATCACAAGTATCGGACTTGATATTGGAACAAGCACCACAAAATTCATTGTAAGTCATCTATCAATTGCGGAACAAGGTAGTCCTTTTCATTTGCCAACCTCTCAAATTATTGACCGTACCGTTGTGTATGAAAGTTCCATCTACACAACACCCTTAACATCCAATCAAGATATTGATATGACAAGTTTGGCGATCATTCTTTCAAATGAGTATGAGCAATCTGGCATTCATTTTAAGGATGTCAAAGCTGGTGCAGTCATTATTACAGGTGAAACCGCCAGAAAAGAAAATGCGGAAAAAATTATTAACTATTTAGCTGACCGAGCAGGAAATTTTGTCGTTGCCACAGCAGGAGCGGACCTAGAAGGCATTTTAGCTGGAAAAGGTTCTGGTGCCAAGGATCGTTCAGAAGAAATCGAAGGAATTGTTGCTAATGTCGATATTGGGGGAGGAACGGCCAATGTTGCTCTGTTTGAAGCTGGTCGAGCAATTCAAACCTTCACCTTTCATGTAGGTGGAAGGTTAATCCGAATCAATGACCAAGAGGAAGTCGTGTACATTTCGGAATACTTAAGGCCCTGGCTTGAAGCCAACCTCTTTTCCACTCAGACAGATAGAGGCATTACATTTAATGATCTGAAAGAAATCTGTACACGTATGAATCAAAGCATGATTTCCTTTCTTTCCGGTGAGCCAAAATACCATGCAAATTTGTTGCTGCTTGAACCAATGGATCAAACACTTCCGCCTATTAAAGAGGTGATTTTTTCCGGTGGGGTTGGACATATGATGGCTGGGAAAGAACCCATTCAGATGAGTGAGGTTACAACGTTTGGTGATATCGGCCCGTTACTTGCTTCCACCTTATTAAAGGTAAGTAAGTGGTCGGAATTAAACATATCTGAAGCGAAGGAAACGACAAGAGCAACTGTAATTGGAGCAGGAATGCAAAATACAGAATTAAGTGGGGCGACGATTTTTGTTCATGAAGACCTGTTACCGATTAAAAATCTTCCGATCGTACGGATCATGGTAGATACGCTAGATTTTGAAACGATAGCTTTTGCTAATCAGCTAAATGAAGTAATGACACAAGCAAAAAAGCTTTATGAAGTGCAGGATCCACCATTTGCTCTAGGTTTGTTAGGGAGGGAGTATTGCTCTTACCAAACGATGAAAACTATGACAAATACAATCTATCAACTCTTCCATCGCCATTTTCCAAATGCTACTTGTCTTGTAGTCATTTGTGAAAGTGATATAGGAAAGGCGCTCGGTCAATCATTAAAGAAGACGAGTCAAGAGGGGATACAAATTATTTGTATCGATCAGGTGGATTTTTTACACGGAGATTATATTGACTTAGGCTTACGAACAGCGGGGGAAGCGATCTCTCTATCAGTGAAAACTCTAGCTTTTGGATAA
- a CDS encoding ethanolamine ammonia-lyase subunit EutB translates to MYRKTTLYGLTYEFHSLKEIMAKANESRSGDDLAGISAENMKERMAAKLVLADILLSDIRNTPLLDPDTDDVSKLIENNVNEEVYQMVKNWTVADLREYILSDEQTGKDLLTLGSGLTSEMIAAVAKIMSNLDLVQAASKIKIITHCQTKIGQQGVLASRAQPNHPSDHLKGMTASLYEALSFGIGDAVIGINPVIDTTENISALLHETKKVIDQFQIPTQNCVLSHVTSQMRAIEKGAPADLIFQSLAGTQAGNESFGISLSMLEEATAMINEKGTATGPNRWYFETGQGSELSSGAHFDIDQVTLESRCYGLARKFSPFIVNTVVGFIGPEYLYDSKQVIRAGLEDHFMGKMHGLPMGVDVCYTNHMNADQNDMDTLSTLLGAAGVNFVIGVPMADDCMLNYQSLSYHDIATLRSILRLEPAPAFKGWLERLGLMENGKLTKLAGDPTFFLHKV, encoded by the coding sequence ATGTATAGAAAAACAACCTTATATGGGCTCACGTATGAGTTTCATAGCTTAAAAGAAATCATGGCAAAAGCAAATGAGAGCCGATCAGGGGATGATCTAGCAGGGATTAGTGCCGAAAATATGAAGGAAAGAATGGCTGCCAAGCTCGTGCTAGCCGATATTCTCCTTTCTGATATTCGGAATACACCTTTATTAGATCCTGACACAGATGATGTCTCAAAGCTTATTGAAAACAATGTGAATGAAGAAGTATATCAGATGGTTAAGAATTGGACCGTAGCTGATTTACGAGAATATATTTTGAGTGACGAGCAGACGGGCAAGGATTTGCTCACATTGGGCAGTGGATTAACTAGTGAAATGATTGCTGCAGTAGCAAAAATCATGTCTAATCTAGATTTGGTTCAAGCGGCATCAAAAATAAAGATTATTACGCATTGCCAAACAAAAATTGGCCAACAAGGAGTTCTTGCTTCAAGAGCACAGCCGAATCATCCATCCGATCACTTAAAGGGGATGACAGCATCCTTATATGAGGCTTTAAGCTTTGGGATTGGTGATGCGGTGATCGGAATTAATCCTGTTATTGATACGACGGAAAATATCTCTGCTTTATTACATGAAACAAAGAAAGTGATTGATCAATTTCAGATTCCGACTCAAAACTGTGTTTTATCCCATGTTACAAGTCAAATGCGTGCGATCGAAAAAGGAGCTCCGGCAGATTTAATTTTTCAAAGTCTGGCAGGTACTCAAGCAGGAAATGAGTCCTTTGGAATATCGCTCTCCATGCTAGAAGAGGCAACAGCAATGATTAATGAAAAAGGAACAGCAACGGGTCCAAACCGCTGGTATTTTGAAACTGGCCAAGGCTCGGAACTTTCGTCTGGTGCTCACTTTGATATAGACCAGGTGACATTAGAATCAAGGTGCTACGGTCTAGCAAGAAAGTTCAGCCCTTTTATTGTGAATACAGTCGTTGGTTTCATTGGTCCTGAGTATTTATATGACAGCAAACAGGTGATACGTGCAGGGTTAGAGGATCATTTTATGGGAAAAATGCACGGTCTTCCAATGGGGGTAGACGTGTGTTATACGAACCATATGAACGCAGACCAGAATGATATGGATACGTTGAGTACCTTATTAGGAGCAGCCGGTGTAAATTTTGTCATTGGTGTTCCGATGGCCGATGATTGCATGCTCAATTACCAGTCCTTAAGCTATCACGATATCGCGACATTACGAAGCATTTTACGCTTAGAACCAGCTCCGGCATTTAAGGGATGGCTTGAGAGGCTTGGATTAATGGAAAATGGAAAGCTAACTAAGCTAGCGGGAGATCCGACATTCTTCTTACATAAAGTATAA
- the eutC gene encoding ethanolamine ammonia-lyase subunit EutC encodes MEKHQLEALKKFTPARIGVGRTGTRPLTKDFLSFRIDHAAAVDAVYGEVSSQLLQEFNLFTVETCYETKEEYLKRPDKGRVLSVEGEQLIRERCIHNPQVQIVISDGLSASAVNENVLDVYPALLDSLSFYQIDVGTPFFVKGGRVACMDAIGEILKPEAFILLIGERPGLVCAHSLSAYMCYRPRKGMKESERMVISNIHRNGTPPIEAAAHIGTLVNKMLEQKASGVSLVV; translated from the coding sequence ATGGAGAAACATCAGCTTGAAGCTTTAAAGAAATTTACTCCTGCTCGAATTGGAGTAGGTCGGACCGGAACAAGGCCTTTAACAAAGGACTTTTTATCGTTTCGGATTGATCATGCAGCGGCTGTTGATGCCGTGTATGGAGAGGTTTCCTCACAGTTACTACAAGAATTTAATCTCTTTACAGTAGAAACATGCTATGAAACAAAGGAAGAGTATTTAAAAAGGCCTGATAAAGGCAGGGTTTTATCAGTAGAAGGGGAACAGCTTATTCGCGAAAGGTGTATTCATAATCCTCAAGTGCAGATCGTTATTTCAGATGGTTTAAGTGCTAGTGCGGTCAATGAGAATGTACTTGATGTGTATCCAGCACTCTTAGATTCTCTTTCTTTCTATCAAATTGATGTGGGAACACCGTTTTTTGTAAAAGGAGGGAGGGTTGCTTGTATGGATGCCATAGGAGAAATTCTAAAACCGGAAGCCTTTATTTTATTAATAGGAGAAAGACCAGGCCTTGTATGCGCCCATTCACTTAGCGCATATATGTGCTATCGACCACGAAAAGGAATGAAGGAGTCGGAGAGAATGGTGATATCCAATATTCACCGAAATGGAACACCACCGATTGAAGCGGCCGCTCATATCGGAACCTTGGTCAATAAAATGCTCGAGCAAAAAGCGAGTGGAGTAAGTCTTGTTGTGTAA